The Pseudophaeobacter arcticus DSM 23566 genome contains the following window.
GGTTGACGGCGGCTTGCAAACTATTTCGGTCAAAATGCCCACCATCGTGACCGTCGATCTGCGCTTGAACGAACCGCGCTATGCCTCCTTGCCCAACATCATGAAGGCCAAGAAAAAGCCGTTGGACGAGAAAACCGCCGCTGATTACGGTGTCGATGTTTCGCCGCGTCTCGAAGTCATCAAGACCGCAGAGCCCGCCGAACGCTCGGCCGGTATTATGGTGGAATCGGTCGATGAACTGATTACGAAACTTAAAGAAGCGGGGGCTGTGTAATGGCTGTTCTTCTCCTTGCCGAAGTGACCAATGGCGAACTGGCGATGGATGCCACCGCCAAGGCCGTGACCGCCGCCAAGGCGATCGGTGATGTAACCGTTTTGTGCGCGGGCGCGTCTGCTGCCGCTGCGGGCGACGCGGCGGCCACCATCGATGGCGTGTCGAAAGTGTTGGTCGCCGAAGACGAAAGTCTCGGCCACCGTTTGGCGGAGCCGACTGCGGCGTTGATCGTAAGCCTTGCAGGCGACTACGAGCACATCGTTGCACCGGCCACTACGGACGCGAAAAACGTCATGCCGCGCGTCGCTGCGCTGTTGGATGTGATGGTATTGTCGGATGTGTCCGGTGTTGTGGATGGCACGACCTTCGAACGCCCGGTCTACGCGGGCAACGCGGTGCAGACCGTGAAATCGTCGGATGCCAAGAAAGTCATCACCTTCCGCACGTCGACCTTTGATGCGGCACCCACGGGCGGTTCGGCTTCGGTTGAAACCATTGGCGCCGCAGAGAATCCGGGCCTTTCGGAATGGGTTGAGGATAAAGTCGCCGAAAGCGACCGTCCCGAGCTCACCTCGGCCGGTATCGTTGTGTCGGGTGGCCGTGGCGTCGGCTCCGAAGAGGATTTCAAAATCATCGAAGCCTTGGCCGACAAGCTGGGCGCGGCAGTGGGTGCGTCCCGTGCGGCGGTCGATTCCGGCTATGCCCCGAACGATTGGCAAGTGGGACAGACCGGCAAAGTCGTTGCACCGGCTCTGTATATCGCGGCCGGT
Protein-coding sequences here:
- a CDS encoding electron transfer flavoprotein subunit alpha/FixB family protein: MAVLLLAEVTNGELAMDATAKAVTAAKAIGDVTVLCAGASAAAAGDAAATIDGVSKVLVAEDESLGHRLAEPTAALIVSLAGDYEHIVAPATTDAKNVMPRVAALLDVMVLSDVSGVVDGTTFERPVYAGNAVQTVKSSDAKKVITFRTSTFDAAPTGGSASVETIGAAENPGLSEWVEDKVAESDRPELTSAGIVVSGGRGVGSEEDFKIIEALADKLGAAVGASRAAVDSGYAPNDWQVGQTGKVVAPALYIAAGISGAIQHLAGMKDSKIIVAINKDEEAPIFQVADFGLVADLFEAVPELTEKL